The following is a genomic window from Candidatus Zixiibacteriota bacterium.
TTCCTCAGGGATACGTTCTTTTGAACGATCTGGTTCTTCCGGACGGAAGAGGAAACATCGATCACGTGGTCGTCGGGCCGAACGGCGTTTTCGCAGTCGAGACAAAGAACTACTCGAAGCACATCCGGTGCGAAAAGGACTTCTGGTTTCTCGCGCACAAGCCCATCCGGAGCTTGAGCAGGCAGGCCAAACGCGCAGCGATTGCGGTCCGCAGCAGCATCGCCGGTCTGTTCCCCGGCCAGACGAGCCTCATCCCCTACGTGACGCCGGTTCTGGTCTTCGTCGATCCGCACGCCGCGCTGACGCTCATCCAGCCGACCGTGCCGGTGGTGCGGCTGGCCGAGCTGCCGGACTTCATCCGCGACTACGCGCCGCGCCGTCCCATCACCCGGCAGGAACAGCTCGCGATCGTCCGGCATCTCCGATCGCTCCAGCGGATTCCCCCGGACCAGGTGCCGACGCCGGCCCGGCGCCTCGTCCGTCCAGGCGTCCCCCGCCGCCGGTTTTTCAGCTGACGCGAACCTCTTGCCGTCGGCTCCTTCGACCGCCCAGGAAAGCCACCGCAACCGGCGGCAGAGAGACCGCGTCGGATCGGCCCCCGATTCCAATGGTCTAAAGCTCGGGTCTGTGGTATGGATCGGCGTCGGAGGCTTCCGCGATGAAGGGCCGCAGGTACGTGCAGGCGTTTCTCTCCGTTCTTCTTTGTTCCCTGCCGGGGGCGTTACGTTGGGCCGGCGCGGAGGAGGTGACGCTCACCTACACCGCTTCGACCCTGACCTTTCTCGCGGGCAGAACGGCGCTGGACCTTGGCTTTTTTCGCCAGGAAGGGCTGGACGTCAAATTCATTCAGATGCGGACGGCCGCGGTGATTCCCGCTCTGGCCAATCGCCACATCGACTATACGATGAGTTTCCTGCCGCCGATCGACAGCGCCTTGCGCGGTGTCCCGATCCAGATGCAGGCCGTGTTCGTGGACCGTTCCCTTCATTATCTCGTCGCCAGGCCGGAGATAGGTTCCGCCGCGGATCTGCGCGGCAAGACTTTCGCGCTCAACACGGTCGACCTCAACAGCTCGACCGGCCTCGTGTATCAGGCGACGCTGCGGCATTTCGGGCTCGATCCTTTCAAGGACGCCAAATGGATCTCAGCCGCGGATTCGCCCGCCCTTTTCGCGATGGTGCAGCAGGGGCTCGCCGAGGCCACCTTCCTGGTTCCGCCCTGGCCGCAAAAGGCGCGCACCGCCGGTCTCAAGGTGATGTTTCGCGCCGGCGACATCTACAGCGCTCCTCTGGCCGGCCTCTCCACCTACCGCCGCACGGTCCAGGAAAAGCCGGACCAGGTGCGGCGAATGTTGCGGGCGCTGATACGCGCCACGCACTTCATCGCTCAACCGGCCAACGCGTCCGCGGTCGTCGGGATCGTCAACCGCTGGCTCGGGATGCCCGAGGATGAGGCCGCAGCGGCGTTGAACGACGTCACCTTCGCGTACAGCGACGGCGTGCCGCGCGACGAAAAAAGCTTCTGGGACGTAGTGGCCGCGAGAACCAGGCTGCTCGGCTCCAGAATCACCGCGGCGGAGGTCGCGGACTTCACGATCGCCAGGGAAGTGCGCAGCCGGGTGAAATGATCGTAACGCGACCGAGCGGCGGCCGGCTCTGCGGCCCCGGCTCGGTCTCGATGTCCACGGATTCAATCCAGCCAGGCGGCTTGGGCTCGGTTGCAAAACTGCGGCCCTTCGCCGGAGAGGAGGCAACGTGCCGAAGAAGGAAGTGATCCAGGTGAATCTCGCGGCCCCCAACCCGAACCTGTCCCCCGCCACGCGTTTCGGCAACCTGGTCTTCGTCGCCGGACAGACGGGAAGGCATCCGGTCACCGGCGAGGTGGGCAGGGACGTCCGCGAGCAGACCAATTACGCGCTGCAGCGCGTCAAAACCATACTGCAGGCCGCCGGCACCTCGCTGGAGAACGTTCTGACCGTGACCACGCACCTGACGCGGCGCGAGGATCTCGCGGCCTACAACGAAGAGTACGCGAAATTCTTCCCGACCGACAAGCCGGCGCGAACAACCGTCGAGGTGATGTTGAACGCGCCCGAGCTGCTCGTGGAGATCACCGTCACCGCCTGCATCCCGGATTAGGCGGAGGAGCGGGAAGCTCGTCTTCGGCTCCTGCGCGCTGCTGTTTACTCCTGCGGCGAGTTGAGCTACGGTTCAGCGGCGGAACCGAAGCACATCGACGGGACGATGGCTTTTCCGCGCCCCGCCCTCCAGGGAGGGAAGCAGCCTTGGCTTTGCGCATCGGCGATACGGAGCTTCAGGTGATCGACGCCCATTCTCACCTCGGACGGCGGAAGACGCCGCTCGGGCACGGGGTGGCGAGCTTTCTCGGAGGCGACCTGGTACGCAATCTCGACGCGGCCGGCGTGGACCGGGCGGTCTCGTTTCCGCTGGGAGCGCCGTATACCGATTACTCGGAGGCCAACCAGGTCGTGGCCGCGGAGACCGCCAAACATCCGGATCGCGTCATCGGCTTCTGCCGCATCAACCCCAACTTCGGACCCGACGCGACGGCACGATCTCTCGACCACTGCCTCGGCGTGCTCAGGCTGCAAGGCATCAAGCTCCATCCCGAAATCGAGTTCTTCGATCCCAATGAGGCGGAGCTGATGGAGCCGGTGTACGAAGCCGCCCGGCGCTATCGCGTCCCGATCATTTTTCATACTGGCATGTCCAGCAAGGCATCCCCGGGCGTCATCGCCGAGCTCGCCGCCCGGTACCGGGATGTCCCGGTCATTCTGGGCCACATGGGGGTATCGGAGTACGTCAAGCTGGCCGTTGCCGTGGCGCGCCAGCACGAGAACATTTTCCTGGAGACTTCCGTGGTCGGCTGGATGCCGCTCCTCCTGGAAGCGTTTCGGGGCGTGGGGTCGACCAAGATCCTGTTCGGCTCCGACCATCCCTACAATCCTCTGCCGATGGAAATCGACAAGATCGCGAAGCACGTGGCCGGAGCGGCGAAGCTCGACCGTGAAGATCTCGAGAAGGTGCTCGCCCGCAATCTTCTCGGCATCGTGAAGCAGGACCGGTGAATGCCTCGAACCAGACCCAGCCTGGAGGACGCATGAGACTGATCGACAAGCGCCCGCGGCGAACGCTTTCGGCCCGCGGGATAACGGTTTTCCTGTTCCTCTCGACCGCCCTGCCGGCGGCGCACATCCGGGCGCATGCGGCCGATGCTCCCGTCGTGCGCGCCAACTACTCCGCTTTCAGCGGCGCCTTTGCTCCCTTGTGGATCGCGGCCGAGCGAAACCTCTTCGCCAGGCGCGGCCTGAAGGTAGAGCTGCGCTACATCGCGCCTGCAACGGCCACCCAGGCGCTGATCGGAAAGAATCTCGACATCGTCAATCCCGGCGGCGAGATTGTCGAAGCCGGCTTGAACGGCGAGCCGGTGGTCTACATCGCCGGCATTCTCAACCGGGCCGTCATGTCGATTTACGCCAAACCCGAGATCAAGTCGATCGCGGACTTGAAGGGAAAGGTGCTGGGCGTGACCGTCCCCGGGGCCACGACGGATTTCGCCGCGCGCCTCCTGCTCCAGAAAGCGGGCCTGACGCCGGGCAAGGACGTGAAGCTTCTCTACCTCAAAGGGATGATGGAGATCCTCGCGGGGATCAATCAGGGGAACGCCGACGCCGGGATTTTCACGTCGCCGACCACGCTCAAGGCGGAGCACGCGGGCCTGAAGGAGCTGGTCAACGTGACCGAGCAGAATATACCCATGATCCATGCGGCCTTCGCCAGCACCAGGGACTACGTCAAAACGCGGCGCGACAACGTCCGGCGCTATCTCCAGGCCTACCTCGAAGGCATCAAGATCGCGAAGACCGAGCCGGACCTCGCAAAGCAGGTGATCGGCAAGTATACGAAGACGACGAGCGCGGAAGATCTGGAAAACTCGTATCAGACCTTTCGCCCGGCCTGGGAGCAGCTCCCTCTGGTCTCGGCCGCGGCGGTGCAAACGATGCTGGACTTCGCCGCTCACCCCGCCGCGAAAACCGCCAGGCCGGAGTCCCTGATCGACAACTCGGTTCTCGCCGAAATCGGCAAATCCGGGTTCGTGGAAAGGCTGTACAAATAGATGCGCTCCGAGCGACGTGCCGCGGTACGACACCCCCTGATCAAAAACCCGCTTTAAAAAGAGGTGTGACGAAGATGCCAACCGACATCACGGTCATGACGTCCGGCGCCTTCACCGCGGCGCTGCTGGACCTCATCCCGCTGTTCGAAAAAGCCACGGGAAACCGGGTCGTCGTCGCGACCACGACGATGGGCACCGGAGCCAACTCGATCCCGAGCCGGATCGAGCGAGGCGAGCCCGTCGACGTCGTGATCATGGCGGACACATCGCTCCGAAAGCTGATCGACGACGGCAAGGTCCTGGCCGAGAGCCGGACGGAACTGGCCCGCTCGGCGATCGGCATGGCGGTGCGCGCGGGTGCCCGCCGGCCGGACATCAGCTCGGTGGACGCGCTCAAGCGTACGCTTCTCGAAGCCCGGTCGATCGCATACTCCGCCAGCGTGAGCGGCGATTATCTTTCCGGGGAGCTGTTCCAGCGCCTCGGCATCGCGGCGCAGGTGATGCCCAAGGCCCGGCGGATCGAAGGAGAAAGGGTCGGCGCGGTGGTCGCCCGCGGCGAGGCGGAGATCGGCTTTCAACAGATCAGCGAGTTGCTGCCCGTTCCAGGAATCGA
Proteins encoded in this region:
- a CDS encoding nuclease-related domain-containing protein, with the translated sequence MSGRIRFYSLQSAVLLGLGALTWLASGHLRLPAIGLAAGVALLLCSGRSFRRWSRWSAGQRGELAVVVALKTLPQGYVLLNDLVLPDGRGNIDHVVVGPNGVFAVETKNYSKHIRCEKDFWFLAHKPIRSLSRQAKRAAIAVRSSIAGLFPGQTSLIPYVTPVLVFVDPHAALTLIQPTVPVVRLAELPDFIRDYAPRRPITRQEQLAIVRHLRSLQRIPPDQVPTPARRLVRPGVPRRRFFS
- a CDS encoding ABC transporter substrate-binding protein, with the protein product MKGRRYVQAFLSVLLCSLPGALRWAGAEEVTLTYTASTLTFLAGRTALDLGFFRQEGLDVKFIQMRTAAVIPALANRHIDYTMSFLPPIDSALRGVPIQMQAVFVDRSLHYLVARPEIGSAADLRGKTFALNTVDLNSSTGLVYQATLRHFGLDPFKDAKWISAADSPALFAMVQQGLAEATFLVPPWPQKARTAGLKVMFRAGDIYSAPLAGLSTYRRTVQEKPDQVRRMLRALIRATHFIAQPANASAVVGIVNRWLGMPEDEAAAALNDVTFAYSDGVPRDEKSFWDVVAARTRLLGSRITAAEVADFTIAREVRSRVK
- a CDS encoding RidA family protein, translated to MPKKEVIQVNLAAPNPNLSPATRFGNLVFVAGQTGRHPVTGEVGRDVREQTNYALQRVKTILQAAGTSLENVLTVTTHLTRREDLAAYNEEYAKFFPTDKPARTTVEVMLNAPELLVEITVTACIPD
- a CDS encoding amidohydrolase family protein gives rise to the protein MALRIGDTELQVIDAHSHLGRRKTPLGHGVASFLGGDLVRNLDAAGVDRAVSFPLGAPYTDYSEANQVVAAETAKHPDRVIGFCRINPNFGPDATARSLDHCLGVLRLQGIKLHPEIEFFDPNEAELMEPVYEAARRYRVPIIFHTGMSSKASPGVIAELAARYRDVPVILGHMGVSEYVKLAVAVARQHENIFLETSVVGWMPLLLEAFRGVGSTKILFGSDHPYNPLPMEIDKIAKHVAGAAKLDREDLEKVLARNLLGIVKQDR
- a CDS encoding ABC transporter substrate-binding protein, whose translation is MRLIDKRPRRTLSARGITVFLFLSTALPAAHIRAHAADAPVVRANYSAFSGAFAPLWIAAERNLFARRGLKVELRYIAPATATQALIGKNLDIVNPGGEIVEAGLNGEPVVYIAGILNRAVMSIYAKPEIKSIADLKGKVLGVTVPGATTDFAARLLLQKAGLTPGKDVKLLYLKGMMEILAGINQGNADAGIFTSPTTLKAEHAGLKELVNVTEQNIPMIHAAFASTRDYVKTRRDNVRRYLQAYLEGIKIAKTEPDLAKQVIGKYTKTTSAEDLENSYQTFRPAWEQLPLVSAAAVQTMLDFAAHPAAKTARPESLIDNSVLAEIGKSGFVERLYK
- the modA gene encoding molybdate ABC transporter substrate-binding protein, which encodes MPTDITVMTSGAFTAALLDLIPLFEKATGNRVVVATTTMGTGANSIPSRIERGEPVDVVIMADTSLRKLIDDGKVLAESRTELARSAIGMAVRAGARRPDISSVDALKRTLLEARSIAYSASVSGDYLSGELFQRLGIAAQVMPKARRIEGERVGAVVARGEAEIGFQQISELLPVPGIDLVGALPSEVQKVSVFSAGIVAASKNREAARALIRFLASPAARPAIVKTGLEPIPPP